One genomic window of Solanum dulcamara chromosome 12, daSolDulc1.2, whole genome shotgun sequence includes the following:
- the LOC129877286 gene encoding E3 ubiquitin-protein ligase ATL4-like has translation MSTYYAQPPPLSFTSVNGGAIPSTVQENTNDNSPSSSSVSSSIMIVIIIIASAVILSASIYLLLRLLSRSSSRTYSSADDVVPHSAASGHRFSGRLLQSLPLFSFGSVTGNLTGIDCAVCLSKFEQHDQLRLLPLCCHAFHSDCIDTWLVTNQTCPLCRSNVNPAEADVLSKVLAATNSDGRTIGTPNSGSFRLEIGSVSRRRVGLDSVSSEGRRSYSIGSFEYVVEEGHELSIGSIHRRGVSECSGDKESIGVPVPEPPGESLTADISGGRSWLRDYVDRIASFRSSGRFFSGSSRRSDVVVPVDDMEAGQIGEEISEYFRWLSGV, from the coding sequence ATGTCCACCTATTATGCACAACCACCGCCGCTCTCTTTCACTTCCGTCAACGGTGGTGCAATTCCCAGCACCGTCCAAGAGAATACAAACGATAATtccccttcttcttcttctgtttcTTCTTCGATTATGATTGTTATCATCATTATTGCCTCCGCCGTTATTCTTTCTGCTTCCATTTACCTCCTCCTTCGCTTACTCTCCCGCAGCTCCTCCCGTACCTACTCCTCCGCCGACGACGTCGTACCACATTCCGCAGCCTCTGGACATCGATTCTCGGGTAGACTGCTTCAGTCATTGCCACTATTCAGTTTTGGTTCTGTGACTGGCAATTTGACTGGAATTGACTGTGCAGTTTGTCTCTCAAAATTTGAACAGCATGATCAGCTCCGTTTGCTTCCACTTTGTTGCCATGCTTTTCACAGTGATTGTATCGACACGTGGCTTGTAACTAACCAGACTTGTCCGCTTTGTCGCTCTAATGTGAACCCTGCCGAAGCAGATGTACTCAGCAAAGTATTGGCAGCAACAAACTCCGACGGACGTACTATAGGCACTCCTAATAGCGGTAGTTTTAGACTAGAAATAGGGAGTGTAAGTCGAAGACGGGTCGGGTTAGATTCCGTCTCGAGCGAAGGGCGTAGATCCTATTCCATTGGTTCATTTGAATATGTTGTTGAAGAAGGTCACGAACTGTCGATAGGGTCAATTCACCGGAGAGGAGTTTCCGAATGCAGTGGTGATAAGGAATCAATTGGAGTTCCGGTACCGGAGCCTCCGGGGGAGAGTTTAACTGCTGATATTTCAGGCGGACGGAGTTGGCTACGTGATTACGTCGACAGAATTGCGTCATTCCGGAGCTCCGGTAGGTTTTTCAGTGGTAGTAGCCGGCGGAGTGACGTCGTCGTTCCTGTTGACGATATGGAGGCTGGCCAGATTGGGGAGGAAATCAGCGAGTACTTTCGCTGGCTCTCAGGGGTATGA